In a genomic window of Pieris brassicae chromosome 7, ilPieBrab1.1, whole genome shotgun sequence:
- the LOC123711683 gene encoding lethal(2) giant larvae protein isoform X4: MAGRMLKFIRGKGQQPSAERQKLQNELFAFRKTVQHGFPHRASALAWDPLLRLSAIGTATGALKVYGRPGVELYGQHTNPDAAVTQIHFIPGTGRLISLCDDNSLHLWEINEKSLVELKSHAFEGKNKKISAMCMESSGKNLLLGTEGGNIYTLDAGSFSMSEDVIYQDVVMQNCPEDFKVNPGAVESVCEHPKIPTKILIGYNRGLVVLWDRQTSTPTHTFVSNQQLESLCWNDEGEHFTSSHNDGSYVTWEVAGASSDRPLKEPVTPYGPYPCKAITKILNRNSVHGDEIIIYAGGMPRASYSDKYTVTVQQGEKHVAFDFTSRVIDFFTTTSVPPDGTPLQEDRPQTPTQIQVQTVNQVAAALVVLVEEELVVIDLCDAKWRPLRLPYLVSIHASAITTAYLVDNVADTVYDNIVAAGEKQIEDVYSDSAWPISGGDVEPSESADRQILLTGHEDGSIRFWDVSGVVMTPLYKYTTSHLFSGEEIGENNDSQNEEEEWPPFRRVGTFDPYSDDPRLAVKRVILCPLSGMLTIGGAAGHIVMASLKNSPSTAEVKSLSVNIVSDRDGFVWKGHDQLTLRSGALTFPQGYQASAVAQISPPAAITSLAAHWEWGVVCAGTAHGLALIDAFTSTPLIHKCTLNPHDHSGAGDTPISRRKSFKKSLRESFRRLRKGRSQRRQTTAASPTSPAQPAKKVVEKIAENDEAVKPIERAVEARSNDDAFGSMVRCLYFARTFLINTQHSVPTLWAGTNNGTVYAFTINVPGANKRKEDPVTCQLAKEIQLKHRAPVISITVLDGASVPLPDPLEVERGVAPLPESGTHRVLIVSEEQFKVFTLPSLKPHNKYKLTAHEGARVRRTSFAWFECASGSERHREWCLMCLTNLGDCLLLATDLRRQVNAAAVRKEDINGISTLCFSKRGEALYLHSSSELQRITLSATKVTIAQCHVGLSPWALALKSAAEETPLTNGEHKEETAETTHDVTAASADITVDSVRDHTQPTSEVPPELNINLQNSQVNTSSMVVKTTTRTTVNENNVDGATTTTNTTSENKLRHLRAPRVVEKSVTWYSE, translated from the exons ACAGTACAACACGGCTTTCCACATAGAGCGTCAGCACTAGCATGGGATCCGCTACTCAGGCTGTCGGCTATCGGAACAGCCACGGGCGCCCTAAAGGTCTATGGACGACCTGGGGTCGAGCTGTACGGACAACACACAAACCCAGACGCGGCGGTCAcgcaaatacattttatacccG GAACCGGCCGTTTAATATCACTATGCGACGACAACAGCCTACACCTATGGGAAATAAATGAGAAGTCACTAGTGGAGTTAAAAAGTCATGCTTTCGAAGGCaagaataagaaaatatcAGCGATGTGTATGGAGTCGTCGGGCAAGAATTTGTTACTTGGTACTGAGGGAGGAAACATTTACACCCTTGATGCAGGCAGTTTTAGTATGAGCGAAGATGTCATTTATCAAGATGTTGTTATGCAGAA CTGTCCAGAAGACTTCAAAGTAAATCCTGGTGCCGTGGAATCTGTTTGTGAACATCCGAAAATTCCGACCAAAATCTTAATTGGATACAACAGGGGCTTAGTCGTTCTATGGGATAGACAGACATCAACACCTACACATACCTTTGTATCCAATCAGCAGTTGGAGAGCTTGTGTTGGAATGAcgaag gCGAGCACTTCACATCGTCCCATAACGACGGTTCGTACGTAACGTGGGAGGTTGCGGGCGCGTCCAGCGATCGTCCGCTCAAAGAGCCCGTGACGCCCTACGGGCCTTACCCTTGCAAGGCGATTACGAAGATACTCAATAGAAATAGTGTTCATGGGGAcgagattattatatatgcag gtGGAATGCCCCGAGCATCGTATTCAGATAAATACACCGTGACAGTACAACAAGGCGAGAAACATGTCGCATTTGACTTTACAAGTCGG GTGATTGACTTCTTCACAACTACCTCGGTACCACCAGATGGAACGCCCTTGCAAGAAGATCGTCCACAGACTCCTACTCAGATTCAAGTGCAAACTGTAAATCAAGTCGCCGCTGCCTTG GTGGTCCTAGTGGAAGAAGAATTAGTGGTGATAGATCTATGCGATGCAAAATGGCGGCCATTGCGTCTGCCCTATCTCGTGTCGATACACGCCAGTGCTATCACAACCGCGTACCTTGTGGACAATGTGGCTGATACAGTTTACGATAATATTGTTGCTGCCG GTGAGAAGCAAATCGAGGATGTATACTCAGACAGTGCTTGGCCCATATCCGGTGGTGACGTGGAGCCAAGCGAATCGGCCGACCGTCAAATCCTCCTGACTGGCCACGAAGACGGCTCCATTCGCTTCTGGGATGTCAGCGGCGTGGTTATGACGCCCTTGTACAAATATACCACATCGCATCTCTTTAG tgGTGAAGAAATCGGCGAGAATAATGACAGTCAAAACGAAGAAGAAGAATGGCCTCCCTTCAGACGCGTCGGCACTTTTGACCCATACAGCGATGACCCGCGACTCGCAGTTAAACGG GTAATACTTTGCCCGTTATCCGGTATGCTGACAATTGGTGGTGCAGCAGGACATATAGTGATGGCCAGTTTGAAAAATAGTCCTTCCACCGCTGAAGTAAAG tCATTATCTGTGAACATAGTGTCAGATCGCGATGGCTTTGTATGGAAGGGACACGATCAACTCACATTACGTTCGGGTGCGCTCACTTTCCCTCAAGGATATCAG gCAAGTGCTGTGGCCCAAATATCTCCTCCAGCGGCCATAACATCGTTGGCTGCGCATTGGGAGTGGGGCGTAGTTTGTGCGGGCACCGCCCACGGTCTCGCCCTTATCGATGCGTTTACGTCTACGCCTCTAATACATAAGTGCACGCTGAATCCACATG ACCACTCTGGAGCTGGTGATACACCTATATCTAGAAGGAAATCCTTCAAGAAATCGTTGAGGGAATCGTTTAGAAGACTTCGGAAAGGACGTTCACAAAGACGGCAGACGACTGCAGCTAGTCCCACATCGCCAGCACAG CCCGCCAAGAAGGTTGTCGAAAAGATAGCAGAGAACGACGAGGCCGTGAAGCCCATTGAGCGTGCCGTTGAAGCGAGGTCTAATGATGACGCCTTTGGCTCTATGGTTCGATGTCTCTACTTCGCACGCACTTTCCTTATTAACA CACAACATTCCGTACCAACACTATGGGCGGGCACGAATAACGGGACGGTATACGCGTTCACCATTAACGTACCCGGTGCAAATAAACGGAAAGAAGATCCT GTTACATGTCAACTAGCGAaagaaattcaattaaaacatagAGCTCCCGTGATAAGTATCACAGTACTTGATGGCGCGAGTGTACCTTTACCTGATCCGTTAGAA GTCGAAAGAGGTGTGGCCCCACTGCCCGAGAGCGGAACCCACCGAGTGCTGATCGTATCTGAAGAGCAGTTCAAAGTGTTCACTTTGCCGTCACTGAAGCCGCACAACAAATACAAGCTCACAGCACACGAAGGAGCACgg GTCCGACGCACATCATTCGCTTGGTTTGAATGCGCAAGCGGTTCCGAAAGACATCGCGAGTGGTGCCTGATGTGCCTCACCAATTTGGGAGATTGTCTGCTCCTCGCCACCGATCTGAGGAGACAAGTTAACGCTGCCGCCGTCAGGAAGGAGGATATCAA CGGTATTTCAACTTTATGTTTCTCGAAACGTGGCGAAGCTCTCTACTTGCATTCATCGTCGGAACTTCAGAGAATAACTTTGTCAGCTACTaag gtGACGATAGCACAATGCCACGTGGGCCTTTCACCTTGGGCATTAGCTTTAAAGAGTGCGGCCGAAGAGACCCCACTCACTAATGGAGAGCACAAG GAAGAAACAGCCGAAACGACTCACGACGTGACGGCAGCGTCAGCCGACATCACTGTAGACTCAGTCAGGGATCACACCCAACCCACCTCCGAAGTACCACCGGAACTGAATATCAATTTgcag AATTCGCAAGTGAACACAAGTTCAATGGTGGTTAAGACGACGACTCGAACGACTGTCAACGAAAACAATGTTGATGGCGCCACCACCACCACGAACACCACTTCAGAAAACA AACTCAGACACTTGCGAGCGCCACGCGTTGTCGAGAAGAGCGTGACGTGGTATTCTGAATGA
- the LOC123711683 gene encoding lethal(2) giant larvae protein homolog 1 isoform X3 — protein MAGRMLKFIRGKGQQPSAERQKLQNELFAFRKTVQHGFPHRASALAWDPLLRLSAIGTATGALKVYGRPGVELYGQHTNPDAAVTQIHFIPGTGRLISLCDDNSLHLWEINEKSLVELKSHAFEGKNKKISAMCMESSGKNLLLGTEGGNIYTLDAGSFSMSEDVIYQDVVMQNCPEDFKVNPGAVESVCEHPKIPTKILIGYNRGLVVLWDRQTSTPTHTFVSNQQLESLCWNDEGEHFTSSHNDGSYVTWEVAGASSDRPLKEPVTPYGPYPCKAITKILNRNSVHGDEIIIYAGGMPRASYSDKYTVTVQQGEKHVAFDFTSRVIDFFTTTSVPPDGTPLQEDRPQTPTQIQVQTVNQVAAALVVLVEEELVVIDLCDAKWRPLRLPYLVSIHASAITTAYLVDNVADTVYDNIVAAGEKQIEDVYSDSAWPISGGDVEPSESADRQILLTGHEDGSIRFWDVSGVVMTPLYKYTTSHLFSGEEIGENNDSQNEEEEWPPFRRVGTFDPYSDDPRLAVKRVILCPLSGMLTIGGAAGHIVMASLKNSPSTAEVKSLSVNIVSDRDGFVWKGHDQLTLRSGALTFPQGYQASAVAQISPPAAITSLAAHWEWGVVCAGTAHGLALIDAFTSTPLIHKCTLNPHDHSGAGDTPISRRKSFKKSLRESFRRLRKGRSQRRQTTAASPTSPAQPAKKVVEKIAENDEAVKPIERAVEARSNDDAFGSMVRCLYFARTFLINTQHSVPTLWAGTNNGTVYAFTINVPGANKRKEDPVTCQLAKEIQLKHRAPVISITVLDGASVPLPDPLEVERGVAPLPESGTHRVLIVSEEQFKVFTLPSLKPHNKYKLTAHEGARVRRTSFAWFECASGSERHREWCLMCLTNLGDCLLLATDLRRQVNAAAVRKEDINGISTLCFSKRGEALYLHSSSELQRITLSATKVTIAQCHVGLSPWALALKSAAEETPLTNGEHKEETAETTHDVTAASADITVDSVRDHTQPTSEVPPELNINLQNSQVNTSSMVVKTTTRTTVNENNVDGATTTTNTTSENILEHSREEGVITRIENSDTCERHALSRRA, from the exons ACAGTACAACACGGCTTTCCACATAGAGCGTCAGCACTAGCATGGGATCCGCTACTCAGGCTGTCGGCTATCGGAACAGCCACGGGCGCCCTAAAGGTCTATGGACGACCTGGGGTCGAGCTGTACGGACAACACACAAACCCAGACGCGGCGGTCAcgcaaatacattttatacccG GAACCGGCCGTTTAATATCACTATGCGACGACAACAGCCTACACCTATGGGAAATAAATGAGAAGTCACTAGTGGAGTTAAAAAGTCATGCTTTCGAAGGCaagaataagaaaatatcAGCGATGTGTATGGAGTCGTCGGGCAAGAATTTGTTACTTGGTACTGAGGGAGGAAACATTTACACCCTTGATGCAGGCAGTTTTAGTATGAGCGAAGATGTCATTTATCAAGATGTTGTTATGCAGAA CTGTCCAGAAGACTTCAAAGTAAATCCTGGTGCCGTGGAATCTGTTTGTGAACATCCGAAAATTCCGACCAAAATCTTAATTGGATACAACAGGGGCTTAGTCGTTCTATGGGATAGACAGACATCAACACCTACACATACCTTTGTATCCAATCAGCAGTTGGAGAGCTTGTGTTGGAATGAcgaag gCGAGCACTTCACATCGTCCCATAACGACGGTTCGTACGTAACGTGGGAGGTTGCGGGCGCGTCCAGCGATCGTCCGCTCAAAGAGCCCGTGACGCCCTACGGGCCTTACCCTTGCAAGGCGATTACGAAGATACTCAATAGAAATAGTGTTCATGGGGAcgagattattatatatgcag gtGGAATGCCCCGAGCATCGTATTCAGATAAATACACCGTGACAGTACAACAAGGCGAGAAACATGTCGCATTTGACTTTACAAGTCGG GTGATTGACTTCTTCACAACTACCTCGGTACCACCAGATGGAACGCCCTTGCAAGAAGATCGTCCACAGACTCCTACTCAGATTCAAGTGCAAACTGTAAATCAAGTCGCCGCTGCCTTG GTGGTCCTAGTGGAAGAAGAATTAGTGGTGATAGATCTATGCGATGCAAAATGGCGGCCATTGCGTCTGCCCTATCTCGTGTCGATACACGCCAGTGCTATCACAACCGCGTACCTTGTGGACAATGTGGCTGATACAGTTTACGATAATATTGTTGCTGCCG GTGAGAAGCAAATCGAGGATGTATACTCAGACAGTGCTTGGCCCATATCCGGTGGTGACGTGGAGCCAAGCGAATCGGCCGACCGTCAAATCCTCCTGACTGGCCACGAAGACGGCTCCATTCGCTTCTGGGATGTCAGCGGCGTGGTTATGACGCCCTTGTACAAATATACCACATCGCATCTCTTTAG tgGTGAAGAAATCGGCGAGAATAATGACAGTCAAAACGAAGAAGAAGAATGGCCTCCCTTCAGACGCGTCGGCACTTTTGACCCATACAGCGATGACCCGCGACTCGCAGTTAAACGG GTAATACTTTGCCCGTTATCCGGTATGCTGACAATTGGTGGTGCAGCAGGACATATAGTGATGGCCAGTTTGAAAAATAGTCCTTCCACCGCTGAAGTAAAG tCATTATCTGTGAACATAGTGTCAGATCGCGATGGCTTTGTATGGAAGGGACACGATCAACTCACATTACGTTCGGGTGCGCTCACTTTCCCTCAAGGATATCAG gCAAGTGCTGTGGCCCAAATATCTCCTCCAGCGGCCATAACATCGTTGGCTGCGCATTGGGAGTGGGGCGTAGTTTGTGCGGGCACCGCCCACGGTCTCGCCCTTATCGATGCGTTTACGTCTACGCCTCTAATACATAAGTGCACGCTGAATCCACATG ACCACTCTGGAGCTGGTGATACACCTATATCTAGAAGGAAATCCTTCAAGAAATCGTTGAGGGAATCGTTTAGAAGACTTCGGAAAGGACGTTCACAAAGACGGCAGACGACTGCAGCTAGTCCCACATCGCCAGCACAG CCCGCCAAGAAGGTTGTCGAAAAGATAGCAGAGAACGACGAGGCCGTGAAGCCCATTGAGCGTGCCGTTGAAGCGAGGTCTAATGATGACGCCTTTGGCTCTATGGTTCGATGTCTCTACTTCGCACGCACTTTCCTTATTAACA CACAACATTCCGTACCAACACTATGGGCGGGCACGAATAACGGGACGGTATACGCGTTCACCATTAACGTACCCGGTGCAAATAAACGGAAAGAAGATCCT GTTACATGTCAACTAGCGAaagaaattcaattaaaacatagAGCTCCCGTGATAAGTATCACAGTACTTGATGGCGCGAGTGTACCTTTACCTGATCCGTTAGAA GTCGAAAGAGGTGTGGCCCCACTGCCCGAGAGCGGAACCCACCGAGTGCTGATCGTATCTGAAGAGCAGTTCAAAGTGTTCACTTTGCCGTCACTGAAGCCGCACAACAAATACAAGCTCACAGCACACGAAGGAGCACgg GTCCGACGCACATCATTCGCTTGGTTTGAATGCGCAAGCGGTTCCGAAAGACATCGCGAGTGGTGCCTGATGTGCCTCACCAATTTGGGAGATTGTCTGCTCCTCGCCACCGATCTGAGGAGACAAGTTAACGCTGCCGCCGTCAGGAAGGAGGATATCAA CGGTATTTCAACTTTATGTTTCTCGAAACGTGGCGAAGCTCTCTACTTGCATTCATCGTCGGAACTTCAGAGAATAACTTTGTCAGCTACTaag gtGACGATAGCACAATGCCACGTGGGCCTTTCACCTTGGGCATTAGCTTTAAAGAGTGCGGCCGAAGAGACCCCACTCACTAATGGAGAGCACAAG GAAGAAACAGCCGAAACGACTCACGACGTGACGGCAGCGTCAGCCGACATCACTGTAGACTCAGTCAGGGATCACACCCAACCCACCTCCGAAGTACCACCGGAACTGAATATCAATTTgcag AATTCGCAAGTGAACACAAGTTCAATGGTGGTTAAGACGACGACTCGAACGACTGTCAACGAAAACAATGTTGATGGCGCCACCACCACCACGAACACCACTTCAGAAAACA TCCTAGAGCACAGTCGCGAGGAAGGAGTCATCACGCGCATTGAG AACTCAGACACTTGCGAGCGCCACGCGTTGTCGAGAAGAGCGTGA